A single region of the Microbulbifer sp. MKSA007 genome encodes:
- the gmhB gene encoding D-glycero-beta-D-manno-heptose 1,7-bisphosphate 7-phosphatase produces the protein MAIIILGRDGVINENPDKFVKSADEWQPLPGSIEALAALSQAGHQLVIATNQSGLALGQFDLDDLEEMHAKMRAQVEDAGGEIAAIFYCPHGPEDNCRCRKPLAGLLDAIEAEFDTSLHDCYLVGDKLADLYLALEKGCKPVLVKTGAGDQTLQHLIEQPDPRLTATSVFTDLAHFSNFFLTQ, from the coding sequence ATGGCAATTATCATTCTCGGCCGCGACGGGGTGATCAACGAAAATCCCGATAAATTCGTCAAATCCGCCGACGAATGGCAACCCCTGCCCGGCAGTATTGAAGCGCTGGCAGCGCTCAGTCAGGCCGGCCATCAACTGGTGATAGCCACCAATCAGAGCGGCCTGGCGCTGGGCCAATTTGATCTGGATGACCTGGAAGAAATGCACGCCAAAATGCGTGCTCAGGTGGAAGATGCCGGTGGCGAAATCGCCGCTATTTTCTACTGTCCCCACGGCCCTGAAGATAATTGCCGCTGCCGCAAACCCCTGGCGGGTCTGCTGGATGCCATCGAGGCTGAATTTGATACCAGCCTGCACGACTGTTATTTGGTCGGAGACAAGCTGGCAGACCTTTATCTGGCGTTGGAGAAGGGGTGTAAACCCGTTCTAGTAAAAACTGGTGCAGGTGATCAGACTTTGCAGCACCTAATCGAGCAGCCGGATCCTCGCCTAACCGCCACTTCAGTTTTCACAGATCTGGCACACTTTTCTAATTTTTTTCTCACCCAGTAG
- the glyS gene encoding glycine--tRNA ligase subunit beta, with protein MAQDFLVELGTEELPPKALHKLMSAFADGITQGLKGAELSFGEVKAYAAPRRLAVAVFGLADKQQDKQIEKLGPAVKAAFDKEGKPSKAAEGFARSNGVTVEELGRKETDKGERLAFISEQKGAETESLLAGIVEKALAQLPIPKRMRWGARREEFVRPVHWLVMLFGNKVVNGEVLGLKAGNTSRGHRFHCNRELEIHSAYDYAQVLREPGYVMADFAERREAIRAQVIAEANNVNGEAVIDDDLLDEVTALVEWPVALTGRFEERFLEVPAEALISSMKEHQKYFHVVDEDGQLLPFFITVSNIESQDAAQVIHGNERVIRPRLADAAFFFETDKKTSLESRREKLRQIVFQQHLGSVYDKTERVATLARTIAEKTGSNGDWAERAGRLCKSDLVTEMVFEFADMQGIAGYYYAENDGEPLDVAKAMYEQYMPKFAGDELPASDTGTVIALADRLDTLVGIFGIGQPPSGSRDPFALRRASLGIIRILVEKRLDLDLRELLELARDNYPRTALGEYDKVVEQTLQYVLERFRARYEDQGIATEVFMSVAARKLSRPLDIDNRVHAVNAFSQLPESGALAAANKRVSNILAKLDSAVPSSVDEALLQEEAEKALFAAVQVARTEVEPLYSDALFAEGLAGLAGLRETVDSFFDHVMVMSDDEQLRNNRLALLAQLRALFLEVADISLLVPAK; from the coding sequence ATGGCTCAGGATTTTCTGGTAGAGCTGGGCACCGAAGAGCTGCCGCCCAAGGCGTTACACAAATTAATGAGCGCTTTCGCCGATGGTATTACCCAGGGCCTCAAAGGCGCCGAGTTGTCTTTTGGCGAAGTTAAAGCCTACGCAGCCCCCCGTCGCCTGGCCGTAGCAGTATTCGGTTTGGCAGATAAGCAGCAAGACAAACAAATTGAAAAGCTGGGCCCGGCTGTCAAAGCCGCTTTTGATAAAGAGGGTAAGCCCAGTAAAGCCGCTGAGGGGTTCGCCCGCAGCAACGGTGTAACTGTTGAAGAGCTGGGACGCAAAGAGACCGACAAAGGTGAGCGCCTGGCCTTTATCAGCGAGCAAAAAGGCGCTGAAACCGAATCCCTGTTAGCGGGCATTGTCGAGAAAGCATTGGCTCAACTGCCAATTCCCAAGCGTATGCGCTGGGGGGCACGCCGCGAGGAGTTCGTGCGCCCGGTGCACTGGCTCGTCATGCTGTTTGGCAACAAGGTAGTCAACGGTGAAGTACTCGGCTTAAAAGCCGGTAACACCAGCCGTGGTCATCGCTTCCACTGCAATCGCGAGCTGGAGATCCACTCCGCCTACGACTATGCACAGGTTCTGCGCGAACCCGGATACGTAATGGCTGACTTCGCCGAGCGCCGCGAAGCTATTCGCGCCCAGGTGATCGCCGAAGCCAACAACGTCAATGGTGAAGCGGTCATCGATGACGATCTGCTCGACGAAGTGACTGCACTGGTTGAATGGCCTGTAGCCCTCACCGGTCGCTTCGAAGAGCGCTTCCTGGAAGTACCCGCTGAAGCCCTGATCTCCTCCATGAAGGAGCACCAGAAATATTTCCATGTGGTAGATGAAGATGGCCAATTGCTGCCTTTCTTTATCACCGTGTCCAATATCGAGAGCCAGGATGCCGCTCAGGTTATCCACGGCAATGAGCGCGTAATCCGTCCGCGCCTGGCGGATGCCGCCTTCTTCTTTGAGACCGACAAAAAGACCAGCCTGGAATCACGCCGCGAGAAACTGCGCCAAATCGTGTTCCAGCAGCACCTGGGTAGCGTCTACGACAAGACTGAACGGGTAGCCACCCTCGCCCGCACCATCGCTGAGAAAACCGGAAGCAACGGCGACTGGGCCGAGCGCGCCGGCCGCCTGTGCAAGTCGGACCTGGTTACCGAGATGGTGTTCGAGTTTGCCGATATGCAGGGCATCGCCGGCTACTACTACGCCGAAAATGACGGCGAGCCGTTGGATGTGGCCAAGGCCATGTACGAGCAGTATATGCCCAAGTTTGCCGGTGACGAGCTGCCCGCCAGCGACACCGGCACTGTAATCGCCCTGGCGGATCGCCTGGATACTTTGGTCGGCATCTTCGGCATAGGCCAACCCCCCAGCGGCTCTCGCGACCCCTTCGCCCTGCGCCGCGCCAGCCTGGGGATCATCCGTATTCTCGTAGAGAAGCGTCTCGACCTGGACCTGCGCGAATTGCTGGAATTGGCCCGCGACAACTACCCGCGCACCGCCCTGGGTGAATATGACAAGGTGGTGGAGCAAACTCTGCAGTATGTACTGGAGCGCTTCCGCGCCCGTTACGAAGATCAGGGTATCGCCACCGAAGTATTTATGTCCGTTGCCGCGCGCAAGCTGTCGCGCCCGCTGGATATCGACAACCGCGTGCACGCGGTCAACGCGTTTAGCCAGCTGCCGGAGTCCGGTGCTTTGGCCGCCGCCAACAAGCGCGTTTCCAATATCCTCGCCAAGTTAGACAGTGCTGTACCCAGCAGTGTTGATGAAGCTCTGTTGCAGGAAGAGGCGGAAAAGGCTCTCTTCGCCGCAGTACAGGTTGCCCGCACAGAAGTCGAGCCCCTGTATAGCGATGCGCTCTTCGCCGAGGGCCTCGCCGGTCTGGCTGGCCTGCGTGAAACCGTAGACAGCTTCTTCGACCATGTAATGGTAATGAGTGACGACGAGCAACTGCGCAACAACCGCCTGGCCCTATTAGCCCAGCTGCGCGCACTGTTCCTCGAAGTTGCCGATATTTCCCTGCTGGTTCCTGCCAAGTAA
- the glyQ gene encoding glycine--tRNA ligase subunit alpha produces the protein MSKQYDLSTFQGLIFALQDYWARQGCVILQPLDMEVGAGTFHPATFLRAIGPENWNAAYVQPCRRPTDGRYGENPNRLQHYYQYQVVMKPSPDNIQELYLDSLRAMGVDPAVHDIRFVEDNWESPTLGAWGLGWEVWLNGMEVTQFTYFQQVGGLECYPVTGEITYGLERIAMYLQGVESIYDLVWTRNPDGSPVTYGDVFHQNEVEMSHYNFEHADVEFLFATFDHCERESTRLIELGLPLPAYEQVMKASHAFNLLDARHAISVTERQRYILRVRTLARAVAQAYYDARRALGFPMADKALRADILAEDIEQEEKQ, from the coding sequence GTGTCCAAGCAATACGATCTCAGTACCTTTCAGGGACTCATTTTTGCCCTGCAGGATTATTGGGCGCGCCAAGGGTGCGTCATTCTACAGCCTCTGGATATGGAAGTGGGCGCCGGCACCTTTCATCCAGCGACCTTCCTCCGTGCCATAGGCCCGGAAAACTGGAATGCGGCCTATGTACAGCCCTGCCGCCGCCCTACCGATGGCCGCTACGGTGAGAACCCCAACCGCCTTCAGCACTACTACCAATACCAGGTAGTAATGAAACCATCCCCGGACAATATCCAGGAATTGTACCTCGATAGCCTTCGCGCCATGGGCGTAGATCCCGCTGTCCACGATATTCGCTTTGTTGAGGACAACTGGGAATCCCCAACCCTGGGCGCCTGGGGCCTCGGCTGGGAAGTTTGGCTGAATGGTATGGAAGTTACCCAGTTCACCTACTTCCAGCAGGTTGGCGGCCTCGAGTGCTACCCAGTTACCGGCGAGATCACCTACGGTCTTGAGCGTATCGCCATGTATCTGCAAGGTGTCGAGTCTATCTACGATTTAGTGTGGACCCGCAACCCGGATGGCAGCCCCGTCACCTACGGCGACGTTTTCCATCAGAACGAAGTGGAAATGTCCCACTACAACTTTGAACACGCCGATGTGGAGTTCCTGTTCGCGACCTTCGATCACTGCGAGCGCGAGAGCACACGCCTGATTGAGCTGGGCCTGCCGCTCCCCGCTTACGAGCAAGTTATGAAGGCCTCCCACGCCTTCAACCTTCTGGATGCGCGCCACGCCATCTCAGTGACTGAGCGCCAGCGCTATATCCTGCGCGTACGAACCCTGGCCCGCGCCGTGGCACAGGCTTACTACGATGCGCGCCGCGCCTTAGGCTTCCCCATGGCAGATAAAGCACTGCGGGCAGATATTTTGGCGGAAGACATCGAGCAAGAGGAGAAGCAGTAA
- a CDS encoding lysophospholipid acyltransferase family protein, with amino-acid sequence MDIKGRLAVGALKIIGKLPLSWSRRLGLLVGKIAVWTRSEGLRLSRINLELCYPAMDPKQRERLARESVISTAMTGFEMAALWNTPWAKSKNAIVGVRNQHLLDGSEEGRTGTIVLMPHTGNWEIFGLHVGTLAPCTVLYQPPKIEALDPVIRNGREVTGGKMVPTNVHGVRSLLKALKAGNFALILPDQEPDMGGDFAPFFGRPALTMTLAHNLIQRTNCHVVFGFGKRVEGGFELVFVPAEKAIYSDEQKVSLAAMNRGVEACIAQAPEQYQWEYKRFRKQPEGKSKIYRKKK; translated from the coding sequence GTGGATATTAAAGGGCGCCTTGCAGTAGGGGCACTGAAAATCATTGGCAAACTGCCGTTGTCTTGGTCGCGACGCCTCGGTTTACTCGTTGGCAAAATTGCTGTGTGGACGCGCTCCGAGGGGCTGCGTCTGAGCCGTATAAACCTGGAGTTGTGCTATCCGGCCATGGACCCAAAGCAGCGCGAACGGCTCGCCAGAGAGAGCGTGATCAGTACTGCAATGACCGGCTTTGAGATGGCGGCCCTATGGAACACCCCCTGGGCCAAAAGTAAGAATGCGATTGTGGGAGTGCGCAACCAGCACTTGCTCGACGGGAGTGAAGAAGGCAGGACCGGCACAATTGTACTGATGCCGCATACGGGCAATTGGGAAATTTTTGGCTTGCATGTAGGCACCCTGGCTCCCTGCACAGTGCTATACCAGCCTCCCAAAATTGAAGCCTTGGACCCGGTTATTCGCAATGGGCGGGAAGTGACCGGTGGCAAGATGGTTCCCACCAACGTACATGGGGTTCGCTCGCTACTTAAGGCTCTCAAAGCCGGTAATTTTGCCCTGATACTTCCCGATCAGGAGCCGGATATGGGCGGTGATTTTGCTCCTTTCTTTGGCCGCCCGGCCCTGACGATGACCCTCGCCCACAACTTGATTCAGCGCACCAACTGCCATGTGGTGTTTGGTTTCGGCAAGCGCGTTGAAGGTGGATTTGAGCTGGTATTTGTTCCTGCGGAAAAGGCCATTTATAGCGATGAGCAGAAAGTTTCCCTGGCGGCGATGAATCGGGGAGTGGAGGCCTGTATTGCCCAGGCACCAGAGCAGTATCAGTGGGAATACAAGCGCTTCAGGAAACAGCCGGAAGGCAAGAGTAAAATTTACCGCAAGAAAAAGTAG